The Chelatococcus sp. HY11 genome includes a window with the following:
- a CDS encoding helix-turn-helix domain-containing protein: MDQSLTASTRGRRRNGDGAASRAQGQQGQGFLVVDAGRQYQVLRGLASPVRLRILKLLNRHGPKNINQIAEALDLPQSTIATNVQVLEEAELISTSLGKAAKGQQKICAARYSEIIVNLDPEDPSRENNIVEVEMPLGLYTSSNVSAPCGLCSTQRILGVLDVPELFLDPRRVQAALIWFGRGYVEYKFPNNAKVLNRTIAALELEMEMSSEVPGTNADWPSDISLWVNGHKVGTWTCPGDYGDRRGTYTPPWWKLEGSQYGILTTWRITSEGTFLGERRLGDVALGDLDLDRHHSIRLRIGIDEREGRPGGVNIFGRGFGNYNQDIKMRLHLKGVKALPHVTS; encoded by the coding sequence ATGGACCAGAGCCTGACAGCTTCAACTCGTGGGCGCCGCCGCAACGGCGACGGCGCTGCGTCACGGGCGCAGGGTCAACAGGGCCAGGGTTTCCTCGTCGTCGATGCCGGGCGGCAATATCAGGTGCTGCGCGGTCTGGCCTCCCCGGTCAGGCTTCGCATCCTGAAGCTGCTCAACCGGCACGGTCCGAAGAATATCAACCAGATCGCCGAGGCGCTGGACCTGCCGCAGTCGACGATCGCGACCAATGTTCAGGTTCTGGAAGAGGCCGAGCTAATCTCGACATCGCTCGGCAAGGCCGCCAAGGGCCAGCAGAAGATCTGTGCCGCGCGTTATTCCGAGATCATCGTCAATCTCGACCCGGAGGATCCGAGCCGCGAGAACAACATCGTCGAGGTCGAGATGCCGCTCGGGCTCTATACGAGCTCGAATGTCTCGGCGCCTTGTGGCCTCTGCTCGACCCAGCGGATTCTCGGTGTGCTCGACGTGCCCGAGCTCTTCCTCGATCCGCGCCGGGTCCAGGCGGCGCTGATCTGGTTCGGCCGCGGCTATGTCGAGTACAAGTTTCCGAACAACGCGAAGGTGCTGAACCGGACGATCGCTGCCCTCGAACTCGAGATGGAGATGTCGTCGGAGGTGCCGGGAACCAATGCCGACTGGCCGTCCGACATCAGCCTCTGGGTAAACGGGCATAAAGTCGGCACCTGGACCTGCCCTGGCGACTATGGCGATCGGCGCGGGACTTACACGCCGCCCTGGTGGAAGCTCGAAGGGTCCCAGTATGGCATCCTGACGACATGGCGCATTACCTCCGAGGGCACGTTCCTCGGCGAGCGCCGACTGGGCGACGTCGCGCTGGGCGATCTGGACCTGGATCGCCACCATTCGATCCGCTTGCGCATCGGTATCGATGAACGGGAAGGGCGGCCGGGAGGCGTCAATATTTTCGGGCGCGGCTTTGGGAACTACAATCAGGACATCAAGATGCGGCTGCATCTGAAGGGCGTGAAGGCCTTGCCGCACGTTACGAGCTGA
- a CDS encoding putative quinol monooxygenase: MTVKIVALLTARPGQAPALEALLIGMAPACRAEPGNLAWEIWRDRAQPGRFVLNELYRDDSGVAAHRQTPHFQAYLARIGELAERESLILDPVGL; the protein is encoded by the coding sequence GTGACCGTAAAGATCGTCGCCCTGCTCACCGCCCGCCCGGGCCAGGCCCCGGCGCTTGAGGCGCTTCTCATTGGTATGGCGCCCGCTTGCCGCGCCGAGCCCGGCAATCTCGCCTGGGAGATCTGGCGCGACAGGGCTCAGCCAGGGCGCTTCGTGCTGAACGAGCTTTACCGTGATGACTCGGGCGTGGCGGCCCATCGCCAAACCCCGCATTTCCAGGCCTATCTCGCCCGCATCGGCGAACTGGCAGAACGCGAGTCGCTGATTCTAGACCCTGTTGGGTTGTAA
- a CDS encoding ornithine cyclodeaminase family protein: MSFEIRYLSAPVLEDLTPTADEAIAAIELFYALKARGQVCLQPKLTLTLGPDHLFQSLCCAATEPAFAICKWIGVQGKNAASGLPNVNGLAILSDAETGLPCALIDAAELTAVRTAATSLYAARHLAPADARSIAFVGTGVQAQSHLTLFAQAFPELREVRILSGHRGGEALAGQAEVMGLQPVLLDQGRLVLDGADIVISSVPARGGPPFLDVDWLKPDCFVSAVDLARSWYPASLSHFALLATDDHGNSAEQQAQGIMPRIGQFHVDLSELASGEFGGTARGGKRSAFIFSGFALSDLALSVFFFDLDRKRNVGRPLSSTLSPDR; this comes from the coding sequence GTGTCATTTGAAATTCGCTACCTGTCGGCGCCCGTCCTCGAGGACTTGACGCCCACTGCGGACGAGGCCATCGCCGCGATCGAGCTGTTTTATGCCCTGAAGGCCCGCGGCCAGGTCTGCCTTCAGCCGAAACTCACCCTGACACTGGGACCGGACCATTTGTTCCAGTCGCTCTGCTGCGCCGCGACCGAGCCGGCCTTCGCCATTTGCAAGTGGATCGGGGTACAAGGCAAGAATGCTGCCTCCGGGCTGCCCAATGTCAACGGTCTCGCCATTCTGAGCGACGCGGAGACCGGGCTACCCTGCGCGCTCATCGACGCGGCCGAGTTGACCGCGGTCCGAACCGCGGCGACATCGCTCTATGCCGCGCGCCACCTCGCCCCGGCGGATGCCCGCAGCATTGCCTTTGTCGGCACGGGTGTTCAGGCGCAATCCCACCTCACCCTCTTTGCCCAGGCCTTCCCGGAACTTCGCGAGGTGCGTATCCTCTCCGGTCATCGCGGAGGCGAAGCGCTTGCCGGCCAAGCCGAGGTAATGGGCCTGCAGCCGGTTCTGCTGGATCAGGGTCGGCTCGTGCTCGACGGAGCCGACATCGTGATCTCGAGTGTCCCTGCGCGCGGGGGGCCACCGTTTCTCGACGTAGACTGGCTGAAACCGGACTGCTTCGTCAGCGCCGTCGATCTTGCGCGAAGCTGGTATCCGGCGTCGCTATCGCACTTTGCGCTGCTGGCGACGGACGATCATGGCAACAGCGCCGAGCAGCAGGCACAGGGGATCATGCCCCGGATCGGACAATTCCACGTGGATCTCTCGGAGCTTGCCAGCGGAGAGTTTGGCGGCACCGCGCGAGGCGGCAAGCGCTCGGCGTTCATCTTCTCGGGCTTTGCCCTGTCGGACCTGGCGCTCTCGGTCTTCTTTTTCGATCTCGATCGGAAGCGGAACGTCGGCAGGCCGCTTTCATCCACCCTGTCCCCGGATCGCTGA
- a CDS encoding ABC transporter ATP-binding protein, with product MSEAAEQVPVLQVRDLQAHFRTRYFGVHREVRAVDGVDFDVRRNEIYGLAGESSSGKTTLVKTIAGLLKPPLEMVGGSARFSFLPDWDAVGRAPPDVVRRIRWRHLSYIMQGSMNVLNPLRRIRHSFRDFAWRHLGGSKSEFDARAAAHLERVKLDPSVLAAYPHELSGGMRQRVTIALATICKPEFVIADEPTTALDVIVQKDVLGMIRSIQQEMGSSVLFITHDMGVHAALTDRLGIMYAGRLVEDGATPEIFERPLHPYTRHLIASLPRIGDVKQREGLEGTPPNLAAPPSGCRFHPRCPLAMPVCAVAVPAMVETLVGHRVACHAVNPGAAA from the coding sequence ATGAGCGAGGCGGCCGAGCAGGTACCGGTGCTGCAGGTGCGCGATCTGCAAGCCCATTTCCGCACCCGCTACTTCGGAGTGCATCGCGAGGTCAGGGCGGTGGACGGCGTCGATTTCGACGTCCGTCGCAACGAGATCTACGGCCTTGCCGGCGAATCCAGCTCCGGCAAGACCACGCTGGTCAAAACCATCGCAGGTCTGCTGAAGCCGCCGTTGGAGATGGTCGGCGGCTCGGCCCGTTTCTCCTTCCTGCCGGACTGGGACGCGGTCGGGCGCGCGCCGCCCGACGTGGTCCGCCGCATCCGCTGGCGGCACCTGTCCTACATCATGCAGGGCTCGATGAACGTGCTGAACCCGCTTCGGCGGATCAGGCACAGCTTCCGTGATTTCGCCTGGCGACATCTCGGCGGCAGCAAGAGCGAGTTCGACGCCAGGGCGGCCGCGCATCTGGAGCGGGTCAAGCTCGACCCTTCCGTGCTGGCGGCCTATCCGCACGAGCTCTCCGGCGGCATGCGCCAGCGCGTCACCATCGCGCTGGCGACGATCTGCAAGCCGGAATTCGTCATCGCCGACGAGCCGACGACCGCGCTCGACGTGATCGTGCAGAAGGACGTGCTGGGCATGATCCGCTCGATCCAGCAGGAGATGGGATCGAGCGTCCTGTTCATCACGCATGACATGGGCGTCCACGCAGCGCTGACTGACCGGCTCGGCATCATGTATGCGGGCCGCCTGGTCGAGGACGGTGCGACGCCGGAGATATTCGAGCGGCCGCTTCATCCCTATACGCGGCACCTGATCGCGAGCCTGCCGCGCATCGGCGACGTCAAGCAGCGCGAGGGGCTGGAGGGGACCCCGCCCAATCTCGCGGCCCCGCCATCGGGCTGCCGTTTCCACCCGCGCTGCCCGCTCGCCATGCCGGTCTGCGCCGTAGCCGTGCCGGCGATGGTCGAGACGCTAGTCGGCCATCGCGTCGCCTGCCACGCGGTCAATCCGGGAGCAGCGGCATGA
- a CDS encoding 2-hydroxy-3-oxopropionate reductase, with amino-acid sequence MERLGFIGLGIMGRPMAERLIEAGHTVALYSRSGVPEALVAAGGHACSTPWEVAAASDVVFVMVPDTPDVEEVLFGPDGVAKGLVPGSIVIDMSSISPLATKDFAHRINDLGCDYIDAPVSGGEVGAKAGTLSIMCGGPTAAFKRVKPLLDLLGRNITLVGGNGDGQTCKVANQIIVALCIEAVAEGLLYAKKAGADPAMVRSALLGGFASSKVLEVHGERMISRNFAPGFRIKLHQKDLRNALDNAEALALDLPHLASVMALFNTCAEQHGGDLDHSALFLELEGRVRPSIA; translated from the coding sequence TTGGAAAGGCTGGGATTTATCGGCCTCGGCATCATGGGCCGGCCCATGGCAGAGCGCCTGATCGAGGCTGGCCACACAGTGGCCTTGTATTCGCGCAGTGGTGTTCCTGAGGCCCTGGTGGCGGCAGGAGGCCATGCCTGCTCGACCCCGTGGGAGGTGGCGGCCGCTTCTGACGTCGTCTTCGTGATGGTGCCGGACACGCCCGATGTCGAAGAGGTCCTCTTCGGCCCCGATGGGGTGGCTAAAGGATTGGTCCCCGGATCGATCGTGATCGACATGAGTTCGATTTCCCCGCTCGCGACAAAAGACTTCGCGCACAGGATCAACGATCTCGGATGCGACTATATCGACGCCCCCGTGTCCGGCGGGGAGGTCGGCGCAAAGGCGGGCACACTTTCGATTATGTGTGGCGGCCCGACGGCGGCATTCAAGCGGGTGAAACCCCTGCTCGACCTGCTCGGACGCAACATCACCCTCGTCGGCGGCAATGGCGACGGGCAGACCTGCAAGGTTGCGAACCAGATCATCGTCGCGCTCTGCATCGAGGCGGTGGCGGAAGGACTCCTTTACGCGAAGAAGGCTGGCGCGGATCCGGCGATGGTCCGAAGCGCGCTGTTGGGAGGCTTCGCCTCGTCGAAAGTTCTTGAAGTCCACGGGGAACGGATGATCTCCCGGAACTTCGCGCCCGGCTTCCGGATCAAGCTTCACCAGAAGGACCTTCGGAATGCGCTCGACAACGCGGAGGCCCTCGCCCTGGACCTGCCCCATCTCGCCAGCGTGATGGCACTCTTCAACACCTGCGCCGAGCAGCACGGCGGCGACCTCGACCATTCCGCGCTGTTTCTCGAACTCGAGGGCCGGGTCAGGCCATCCATCGCATGA
- a CDS encoding alpha-N-arabinofuranosidase, with protein sequence MRQASITFDRAFAIGDTDPRLFGAFVEHLGRCVYGGIYEPDHPTADKRGFRKDVLDLVKELGPTIMRYPGGNFVSGYNWEDGVGPVKDRPARLDLAWFTTEPNTFGTNEFVDWCRAANIEPMFAVNLGTRDGDAARNLVEYCNHPGGTAWSDLRIRHGWEKPHDIKFWCLGNEVDGPWQMEHKTATEYGRVAHEAAKMMRWIDPSIELAACGSSGRNMPTYGRWEDEVLEHTFDQVEFISLHTYFNNYAADTRAFLASPDLMDQFIEEVVAISDAVAARRRSDKRIMLSFDEWNVWYRTRRVRADRVKEGWPVAPPILEEIYSMEDALVFGGACISLLNHADRVKAACLAQLVNVIAPIMTETGGPAWRQTIFWPFAQMSRLGRGSVLRALVKSESYRADYYDPRGKQDLYYPIEAPYLKASVVADDKGVSLFLLNRDLEQPVTVALDARGFGELKVAEATELRHADLKAVNSKQEPLKVEPVTLKGVSTKSDRIALELQPASWNVIRLES encoded by the coding sequence ATGAGACAAGCCAGCATCACCTTCGACCGCGCCTTCGCCATCGGCGACACCGATCCCCGGCTCTTCGGCGCCTTCGTCGAGCATCTCGGCCGCTGCGTCTATGGCGGCATCTACGAGCCGGACCACCCCACTGCCGACAAGCGCGGCTTCCGCAAGGACGTGCTCGATCTCGTCAAGGAGCTCGGTCCGACGATCATGCGCTATCCCGGAGGCAATTTCGTCTCGGGCTACAACTGGGAGGACGGCGTCGGCCCGGTCAAGGATCGCCCCGCCAGGCTCGACCTTGCCTGGTTCACCACCGAGCCGAATACCTTCGGCACCAACGAATTCGTCGACTGGTGCCGGGCGGCGAACATCGAGCCCATGTTCGCCGTCAACCTCGGCACGCGCGACGGTGACGCAGCCCGCAATCTCGTCGAGTACTGCAACCATCCCGGCGGCACCGCCTGGTCGGATCTTCGCATCAGGCACGGCTGGGAGAAACCGCACGACATCAAGTTCTGGTGCCTCGGCAACGAGGTGGACGGGCCTTGGCAGATGGAACACAAGACCGCGACCGAATATGGCCGCGTCGCGCATGAAGCGGCTAAGATGATGCGCTGGATCGATCCGTCGATCGAGCTCGCGGCCTGCGGTTCCTCAGGCCGCAACATGCCGACCTATGGCCGCTGGGAAGACGAGGTGCTGGAGCACACCTTCGACCAGGTCGAGTTCATCTCGCTTCACACCTACTTCAACAACTACGCCGCCGACACCAGGGCCTTCCTGGCCAGCCCGGACCTGATGGACCAGTTCATCGAGGAGGTGGTCGCGATCTCCGACGCCGTCGCGGCGCGCCGGCGCTCCGACAAGCGGATCATGCTGAGCTTCGACGAATGGAACGTCTGGTACCGGACGCGACGGGTCAGGGCGGACCGCGTCAAGGAAGGCTGGCCGGTCGCGCCGCCAATCCTGGAGGAAATCTACTCGATGGAGGATGCGCTCGTCTTCGGTGGTGCCTGCATCTCGCTTCTCAACCATGCTGACCGCGTCAAGGCCGCCTGTCTCGCGCAATTGGTCAACGTCATCGCGCCGATCATGACCGAGACCGGCGGCCCGGCCTGGCGGCAGACGATCTTCTGGCCCTTCGCCCAGATGAGCCGGCTCGGACGCGGCAGCGTGCTGAGGGCGCTGGTCAAGTCCGAGAGCTACCGGGCCGACTATTACGATCCGCGCGGCAAGCAGGACCTCTACTATCCGATCGAGGCGCCCTATCTGAAGGCCTCGGTGGTCGCCGACGACAAGGGCGTCTCGCTCTTCCTGCTCAACCGCGACCTGGAACAGCCCGTCACCGTGGCGCTCGATGCACGCGGCTTCGGCGAGCTCAAGGTCGCGGAGGCGACGGAGCTGCGCCATGCCGATCTCAAGGCCGTCAACAGCAAGCAGGAACCGCTCAAGGTCGAACCGGTGACGCTGAAGGGTGTATCCACGAAATCGGATAGGATCGCTCTGGAATTGCAGCCGGCTTCGTGGAATGTAATCCGGCTCGAAAGCTGA
- a CDS encoding RidA family protein produces the protein MLKRFHTGDLVSRMVSHNGVVHLSGLTSRDTKKGLADQTREVLERIEEALAEAGSDKSRILTATIWLADFKDKEEMNAIWRNWLPAGAAPARAAMEVELGEGILVEIMVQAACD, from the coding sequence ATGCTCAAACGATTTCACACAGGCGATCTGGTCAGCCGAATGGTTTCCCACAATGGCGTTGTCCATCTCAGTGGCCTGACCTCACGGGATACGAAGAAGGGGCTGGCGGACCAGACGCGTGAGGTGCTGGAGCGGATCGAGGAGGCCCTTGCAGAGGCCGGCTCGGACAAAAGCCGCATCCTGACCGCGACGATCTGGTTGGCCGATTTCAAGGACAAGGAAGAGATGAACGCGATCTGGCGCAACTGGCTGCCTGCTGGCGCGGCACCTGCGCGGGCTGCGATGGAGGTGGAGCTGGGCGAGGGCATCTTGGTCGAGATCATGGTCCAGGCGGCCTGCGACTAG
- a CDS encoding ABC transporter permease, with the protein MSAYPAYLAKRLVQFALVVFIGVNLAFVITHASPIDPVEQSISAVTSFGSTAPEAIAAMRTSLQELYGLTGTLGEQYLTFWSRVLRGDFGPSLSAFPTPVSALIGRALPWTAGLLIVSTMITWVLGNLLGGLAGYYQRNRMLKLMGVVAMGVHPIPYYIVALLLLIVFGFLWPVLPITGGSAMNLQQGWNWPFVSSVLLHSILPALSLILIGLGSWFLGMRSLVSNVVTEDYVVYAEIAGLDSRRVLGSYVMRNALAPQVTGLAMSLGGIFNGAVITEKVFGYPGVGTLLVDAVYAGDYGLVLGVTTVSIIAVSVGVLVIDLLYPLIDPRVELR; encoded by the coding sequence ATGAGCGCGTACCCAGCCTATCTCGCGAAACGCCTGGTCCAGTTCGCCCTGGTGGTCTTCATCGGCGTTAATCTGGCCTTCGTGATCACGCATGCCTCGCCGATCGATCCGGTTGAGCAATCGATCTCGGCGGTGACCTCCTTCGGCAGCACGGCCCCGGAGGCGATCGCGGCGATGCGCACCTCGCTGCAGGAGCTCTACGGGCTCACGGGAACCCTCGGCGAGCAGTACCTCACCTTCTGGAGCCGGGTGCTGCGCGGCGATTTCGGGCCGTCGCTCTCCGCCTTCCCGACACCCGTCTCGGCGCTGATCGGCCGGGCTCTGCCCTGGACCGCCGGGCTGCTGATCGTCTCGACGATGATCACCTGGGTGCTGGGCAACCTGCTCGGCGGGCTCGCCGGCTACTACCAGCGCAATCGTATGCTGAAGCTGATGGGCGTGGTCGCGATGGGCGTCCACCCGATCCCTTACTACATCGTCGCGCTGCTGCTGTTGATCGTCTTTGGCTTCCTATGGCCGGTACTGCCAATTACCGGCGGCTCGGCGATGAACCTGCAGCAGGGCTGGAACTGGCCGTTCGTATCAAGCGTCTTGCTGCACTCGATCCTGCCGGCACTGTCGCTTATCCTGATCGGCCTCGGCAGCTGGTTCCTCGGCATGCGCTCGTTGGTCTCGAACGTCGTGACCGAGGACTATGTCGTCTATGCCGAGATCGCCGGGCTCGACAGCCGCCGGGTGCTCGGCTCCTACGTCATGCGCAACGCGCTGGCGCCGCAGGTCACCGGGCTCGCCATGTCGCTCGGCGGCATCTTCAACGGCGCGGTGATCACCGAGAAGGTGTTCGGCTATCCCGGCGTCGGCACGCTCCTGGTCGATGCGGTCTATGCCGGCGATTATGGGCTCGTTCTCGGCGTCACCACCGTCTCGATCATCGCGGTCTCGGTCGGCGTTCTCGTCATCGACCTGCTCTATCCGCTGATCGATCCGCGCGTGGAGCTGCGCTGA
- a CDS encoding ATP-binding cassette domain-containing protein, with product MSALLELDKVSKSFSRGGLFSTRRVDAVREVSFALKDETPEIFTVIGESGSGKSTLARMILGIHAPSSGRIALAGRDVAGYERGAFMARVQPIFQNPFEAFNPLKQLDRYLFMTAERFGKAAGRRDAKHQADKALKQVGLSLGEIAGRFPHELSGGQLQRVAIARALVARPRLIVADEPVSMVDASLRMSIVNLFGQLRDELGLSIIYITHDLATAYYISDRLIIMQKGVVVEEGPARAVLSNPTHPYSRQLRDAVLTPDSAGAFRGGHAPKAVSASGATR from the coding sequence ATGAGCGCGCTCCTCGAACTCGACAAGGTCAGCAAGAGCTTCTCACGGGGCGGGCTGTTCTCGACGCGGCGCGTCGACGCGGTGAGGGAGGTCAGCTTCGCGCTCAAGGACGAGACGCCGGAGATCTTCACGGTGATCGGCGAGTCCGGTTCGGGGAAGTCGACCCTGGCGCGCATGATCCTCGGCATCCATGCGCCGAGCTCCGGCCGGATCGCGCTGGCTGGGCGGGATGTCGCCGGCTATGAGCGGGGCGCCTTCATGGCCAGGGTGCAGCCGATATTCCAGAACCCGTTCGAGGCGTTCAACCCGCTGAAGCAGCTCGACCGCTACTTGTTCATGACGGCGGAGCGCTTCGGCAAGGCAGCGGGCCGCCGAGACGCCAAGCACCAGGCCGACAAGGCGCTGAAGCAGGTCGGATTGTCGCTAGGGGAGATCGCCGGGCGGTTTCCTCACGAGCTCTCCGGCGGGCAGCTCCAGCGTGTCGCGATCGCTCGCGCGCTCGTCGCCAGACCCCGGCTAATCGTCGCTGACGAGCCGGTCTCGATGGTCGACGCCTCCCTGCGCATGTCGATCGTCAACCTGTTCGGGCAGCTGCGCGACGAGCTTGGCCTGTCGATCATCTACATCACCCACGACCTCGCCACCGCCTACTACATCAGCGACCGGCTGATCATCATGCAGAAGGGCGTCGTGGTCGAAGAGGGGCCGGCGCGCGCCGTGCTCTCCAATCCGACGCATCCCTATTCCCGCCAGCTCCGCGACGCCGTGCTCACGCCCGACAGCGCAGGCGCTTTCCGCGGTGGGCATGCACCGAAAGCCGTTTCAGCCTCCGGAGCCACGCGATGA
- a CDS encoding ABC transporter permease, with the protein MLAILRDLLRYNLEFRIGLVLVSIVVVMAGLSFVSPYPPGDVYVVPPDVPPSAAYWLGTTSRGQDVFWQLTFAIRNTLSFGIMVAVLSRIIALVVGLLAGYSGGWVDRVLMSINDTFIIIPLFPILILFYFVLRDSMSTPLLATIMACLGWAYDARLIRSVALSLKTREFTQTSIFSGMKTREILAREHLPYVLPIVFSTTMNNMNWSIGIEVTLAVLGFTDINAPTIGGMIYWANQHTALVAGIWWWIAFPVALVVMTFVGLFLLAVSMNEYIDPRSRLARMGGGG; encoded by the coding sequence ATGCTGGCGATCCTGCGCGACCTCCTCCGCTACAACCTCGAATTCAGGATCGGGCTCGTCCTCGTCTCCATCGTCGTCGTGATGGCAGGGCTATCCTTCGTCTCGCCCTATCCACCGGGCGATGTCTATGTCGTGCCGCCCGACGTGCCGCCCTCCGCCGCCTATTGGCTGGGGACGACCTCCCGCGGGCAGGACGTGTTCTGGCAGCTCACCTTCGCCATCCGCAACACGCTGAGCTTCGGCATCATGGTGGCGGTGCTGTCGCGGATCATCGCGCTCGTGGTCGGTCTGCTCGCGGGTTACAGCGGCGGCTGGGTCGATCGGGTACTGATGTCGATCAACGACACCTTCATCATCATCCCGCTCTTTCCGATCCTGATCCTGTTTTACTTCGTCCTGCGCGACTCGATGTCGACGCCGCTGCTCGCGACGATCATGGCCTGCCTCGGCTGGGCCTATGACGCCCGCCTGATCCGCTCGGTCGCGCTGTCGCTGAAGACCCGCGAATTCACCCAGACCAGCATCTTCTCGGGCATGAAGACGCGCGAGATCCTGGCCCGCGAGCACCTGCCCTATGTGCTGCCGATCGTGTTCTCGACCACGATGAACAACATGAACTGGTCGATCGGCATCGAGGTCACCCTCGCCGTCCTCGGCTTCACCGACATCAACGCGCCGACGATCGGCGGGATGATCTACTGGGCGAACCAGCATACGGCGCTGGTCGCCGGCATCTGGTGGTGGATCGCCTTCCCGGTCGCGCTGGTGGTGATGACCTTCGTCGGGCTCTTCCTGCTCGCCGTGTCGATGAACGAGTACATCGACCCGCGCAGCCGGCTGGCGCGGATGGGAGGCGGCGGATGA
- a CDS encoding ABC transporter substrate-binding protein gives MLLSPVPATAQGIPQNIPRKELLILENPEGTIKNAGWFNIWAINAGSQSNGLQQAALDTLWYIDPEKGLDGAWDNSLAADKPVYNADFTEMQVKLRRGLFWSDGVEFTSADVKATVDTQIKNPGMRFSAVLANNVASVETPDAETVIFKLKKPNSRFHTNFTVRWGAIWILPKHVFEKVEDPAKFDFNKPISLGAYTLHSFDPDGKWYIWQLRDDWQRTSLGRHGKPGPKYLAYIDPGPPDKRVIAQLNHELDVIHDIAPEGMFTLAKQDKGTRAWFKGFPYGHPDPTLPAVIFNTQNEYLKNRDVRWALALMIDVKAVTMAAYRGAATISAIAVPPTGIHPEAYHKPMEAWLKDFEIDTGKSKIKPYDPTVGKQIADMLRPSMGDQIPSDPAVIANSFGLGWWKPNVAAAGELLTRAGFRKQGNQWLTPDGKPFVVRLMVEGDLRPVMTRAGTMIVQQWKQAGIDARIDVAQGTLLTRRAAGDFDAFIGWSVETWGGHQDLSYFMDSWHSQFVAQPGQPQPLRNWQRWSHPQLDKIIEDIRKIGFDDPKGVELGRDYVKLMTSEMPIIPLMAYNVFTAMDQTYWKGYPTADDPYANPVTNWGNSRYMFVRLKPAN, from the coding sequence ATGTTGCTCTCGCCCGTGCCGGCCACAGCGCAGGGCATTCCACAGAACATTCCCCGCAAAGAGCTCCTGATCCTCGAGAATCCGGAAGGGACGATCAAAAACGCCGGCTGGTTCAACATCTGGGCGATCAACGCCGGCAGCCAGTCGAACGGGCTGCAGCAAGCTGCGCTCGACACGCTCTGGTACATCGATCCCGAGAAGGGGCTCGATGGCGCCTGGGACAATTCGCTCGCCGCCGACAAGCCGGTCTACAATGCCGACTTCACCGAGATGCAGGTCAAGCTCCGGCGCGGCCTATTCTGGAGTGACGGCGTCGAGTTCACCTCCGCCGACGTCAAGGCGACGGTCGATACCCAGATCAAGAACCCCGGCATGCGATTCTCGGCGGTGCTGGCCAACAATGTCGCCTCCGTCGAGACGCCCGATGCCGAGACGGTGATCTTCAAGCTGAAGAAGCCGAACTCGCGCTTCCACACCAATTTCACCGTGCGCTGGGGCGCGATCTGGATCCTGCCGAAGCATGTCTTCGAGAAGGTCGAGGACCCCGCCAAGTTCGACTTCAACAAGCCGATCTCGCTCGGCGCCTATACGCTGCACTCCTTCGATCCCGACGGGAAATGGTACATCTGGCAGCTGCGCGACGACTGGCAGCGCACCTCGCTCGGCCGCCATGGCAAGCCGGGACCGAAGTATCTCGCCTATATCGACCCCGGCCCGCCCGACAAGCGTGTCATCGCCCAGCTCAACCATGAGCTCGACGTCATCCACGACATCGCGCCGGAGGGCATGTTCACGCTGGCGAAGCAGGACAAGGGCACGCGCGCCTGGTTCAAGGGCTTCCCCTACGGCCATCCCGATCCGACCCTGCCGGCGGTGATCTTCAACACCCAAAACGAGTATCTGAAGAACCGCGACGTGCGCTGGGCGCTGGCGCTGATGATCGACGTCAAGGCGGTGACGATGGCGGCCTATCGCGGCGCCGCGACCATCTCGGCGATAGCGGTGCCGCCGACCGGCATCCATCCCGAGGCCTACCACAAGCCGATGGAGGCCTGGCTCAAGGATTTCGAGATCGACACCGGCAAGAGCAAAATCAAGCCCTACGATCCGACCGTCGGCAAACAGATCGCCGACATGCTGCGCCCGTCGATGGGCGACCAGATCCCGTCCGACCCGGCGGTGATCGCCAATTCCTTCGGCCTCGGCTGGTGGAAGCCCAATGTCGCGGCGGCGGGTGAATTGCTGACCCGCGCAGGCTTCCGCAAGCAGGGTAACCAGTGGCTAACGCCGGACGGCAAGCCTTTCGTGGTCAGGCTGATGGTCGAGGGCGATCTCAGGCCCGTGATGACGCGGGCCGGCACGATGATCGTGCAGCAATGGAAGCAGGCCGGCATCGATGCGCGTATCGACGTAGCGCAGGGCACGCTGCTGACCCGTCGCGCCGCCGGCGACTTCGACGCCTTCATCGGCTGGAGCGTCGAGACCTGGGGCGGGCACCAGGACCTGTCCTACTTTATGGACAGCTGGCACTCGCAGTTCGTCGCCCAGCCCGGGCAGCCGCAGCCCTTGCGCAACTGGCAGCGCTGGTCGCATCCCCAACTCGACAAGATCATCGAGGACATCCGCAAGATCGGCTTCGACGATCCCAAGGGCGTCGAGCTCGGCCGCGACTACGTCAAGCTGATGACCAGCGAGATGCCGATCATCCCGCTGATGGCCTACAACGTCTTCACGGCGATGGATCAGACCTATTGGAAGGGCTACCCGACCGCCGACGACCCCTACGCCAATCCGGTCACGAACTGGGGCAATTCCCGCTACATGTTCGTGCGCCTGAAGCCAGCGAACTGA